In Nicotiana tabacum cultivar K326 chromosome 19, ASM71507v2, whole genome shotgun sequence, one DNA window encodes the following:
- the LOC107816272 gene encoding cyclin-P3-1, which yields MIMGAEGFGTKSAISRTYANMGLEEYDRGDKGHPKILSILASVLEKTVQKNEKAMKGSKERGVVTVFHGTRAPVLTVQQYIERIFKYSNCSPSCFVVAYVYLERFLNLTDCLLTSLNVHRLLITCIVLAVKFVDDDCYNDAYYAKVGGITTKELNKLEMKFLAALDFRLHVSVESFDKYCLQLEKEANVKLQIDRSIRIFAWGKGLINKDISSCSPTVGGYTCRAF from the exons ATGATCATGGGAGCAGAGGGTTTTGGTACAAAATCTGCAATTTCTAGGACTTATGCAAATATGGGGTTGGAAGAATATGATAGAGGAGATAAAGGGCATCCCAAGATTCTATCAATTTTAGCTTCTGTTCTTGAGAAAACAGTTCAAAAGAATGAGAAGGCAATGAAGGGATCGAAAGAGAGAGGTGTTGTGACTGTCTTCCATGGCACAAGAGCTCCTGTTTTAACAGTTCAGCAGTACATTGAGCGCATTTTTAAGTATTCCAATTGCAGCCCTTCGTGTTTCgtggttgcatatgtatacttggAGAGATTTCTCAACCTGACTGATTGTTTACTGACGTCGCTTAATGTTCACCGGCTTCTGATCACTTGCATTGTCTTGGCTGTCAAGTTTGTAGATGATGA CTGCTACAACGATGCATATTATGCAAAAGTAGGAGGAATAACCACAAAAGAACTGAACAAACTGGAGATGAAATTCTTGGCAGCCCTTGATTTCCGACTGCACGTAAGTGTTGAGAGCTTTGATAAGTACTGCTTGCAGCTAGAGAAAGAAGCCAATGTGAAATTACAGATTGATCGATCTATCCGAATATTTGCATGGGGAAAAGGTTTGATAAATAAAGACATATCAAGTTGTTCACCTACTGTTGGAGGATACACTTGTAGAGCTTTCTAA